CTAAAAAAACAGCCATTTAGGCTGTTTTTTTATTTTGAAGAAAAATGAAAAGAATAAGCTTATGAACCTGTCACAGCATAGCAAAACAACCAGTAATCAACTAAATGATGACAGGCACTTATTCTAAGTGCCTGTTTACCGAATCAAGTTTATCATCCATCTTAACCTTTTTATCACGACGATCATCTATACGAAGGTTAGTAGCGACACGCTCTATCCCCGCTTGAAAAGGTGCCTCATGTATGGCATGGACCACCTCGAGAAGATCTGCTATTTCCCCTTCAATAAGAGTGCTCATTGGTGTTAACCTATAAGTAACTCGATCTGAATAGGATTCAAGAATTTTCTGTACCTCAGCTACATATTTGCTGACACTAGGAGTTTCTGTACCAATCGGAATAACCGTAACGTCTACAATTGCCATTATTTATTTCCTCCTTTGACTTCTAATAACTGCATCTTTCGATTATAGAAAAAGCGATATGTAACTAACGATATAATCATCGCACATATGGAAACGGATGAGAAGATGCTTATCGATATTACAATTTGATATCGTATAGCTTCAATGGGCGAAGCGCCACCTAGAATAAGTCCTGTCATCATACCGGGCAATTGTACAAGACCAATCGTTTTTAATCCATCTACGTTAGGGATCATAGCCGCACGAATTGTTTTCCTTATGATCATTTGAGAAGCTTGTGACGAATTTGCCCCAAGTGACAACGCTGCAAGAATTTTCCCTTTGCTATCATGAAACTCATTTTTCATTCTCTCAAATGCTAGACCTGTTGCAACCATACTATTACCAATAATCATTCCACTCATTGGAATGACTTGTTCTGATTTAAATGGAATGATATCAAAAATAATCCATAGTGAGAGAACAAACACTTCAATCAATATGAGAGAACAAAGAGATAGCAGAAAGGCATAGGGTATACCCTTTCCTCTTTTGGCAGCTTGTAGAGAAGCAATGACCAGCATAACCGCTACCCAAAGTCCTATTCCCTGCCAATCAGGCATTGAAAACAAAAAAGTAAGAATGTATCCTATAAAAAATAATTGAACTACCCCACGTAAGGAGGACCAAATCGCGGATTTGCCAATTCCTAGTGAAAATAAATAAGAAAGAGACACGGGGATTATGACAAAGAGAATCATCGTTAATAAAGATAGATTTGATATTTCAGTCATTGGTTATCCTTCCAAAAAGTGCTTTAAAGCATCTGATTTAGGCGATTGAAACAATATTTTCGTTTCTCCTTGTTCTTCAATCTTTCCTTCATTCATAAAGAGAGTATATGAACCAAGCCTCTTCGCCTGTTTTAGATCATGTGTAATCATTAGAATCGTTTTCCCTTCTTCATTCACAAGTGTATGTAACAATTCTTCCATCCAATCAACTGTACGCATATCAAGCGCACTAGTCACCTCGTCTAATAACAACACCTCAGGATTATTAGCAAGCGTTCTCGCAAATGCCACTCTTTGCTCTTCACCACCAGATAAATTTTCCACATCTTTTGTTAAAAAATCGCGAGGTAATTGAACTTTCTCTAATAGTTGAATGCCCATTTTTTCATTCCATTTCTTTTCTAGAAGCGGTCCAAACTTTAAATTATCTTCAATTGTTCCATTAAATAGGTGAGCCTGTTGAAAGACCATCCCAATATTTCGACGTAGCTTATTGATTGGAAATTCATCTAGCTTCTTTCCTTTAAAGAGAATTTCACCTCTATCAGGATCCTCTAATCGGTTCAGCAACATCAATAAGCTACTTTTTCCAGCGCCTGAAGGGCCGATGATCGTTGTTAATGATCCTTCTAGCATATCAAAATGAATATCTGACACACGTTCATTATTCACATTTTTCACTTCAATTATTTTATTCATGAGACGACCTTTCCTTACTGTAAATTAACACCATTATTCTATCATGCATTGATGACCTATGATACGAAAGTGCCTTTCGTGTATAGCTTATGTATTTTCGACCTTCTCATCCTAAAAGACAACCCCAAATAAAAAACTCTGCGCAGTGCAGAGCTATTGTTTCATTCCACTTATTAGCTTTTGCCTATGCGCAGAGTGGTTCGTAGGTCCAATTCCATTACCTATAGAAAGAGAATTCGCAATGGCTGCTGTAATAAATTCTTTTGCAGTTGAGACCGCCTCTTGTATTGTTCGTCCTTTCGCAAGCTCTGCAGCGATGCAAGCAGAGAAGGTACATCCCGTTCCATGAGTATGTTTTGTATCAATTCGTTTAGACTCATAGTGATAAAAACGTTGGTTCGCATACAAAACATCTATAGAAGTTTCTCCATCCATATGTCCGCCTTTAACAAGGACAGCCTTTGCACCAAAGTCCTGTAATGCCGCTGCAGCTTCTTCCATTTCTCGAACTGAAGTAATTGAGTCGCCACCTAATAACTCCGAAGCTTCAGGAATATTTGGTGTAATAATAGTACCAAGAGGAATGAGTTCTTCCTTCATGGCACGAATCGCCTCTTTTTGAAGGAGTGATGCTCCTCCCTTTGCAATCATAACAGGATCAATCACAAGGTTTGGCACCTGGTATTCTCTTATCTTCTTAGCAACGCCCAAAATAATATCACTAGAGAAAAGCATACCAGTTTTCACAGCATCTGTTCCAATATCCGATAGCACAGCATCTAACTGAGATTGAACCGCTTCTATAGATTGGGGATAAACATTGTGAACCCCTAGAGTATTTTGCGCTGTAAGTGCCGTTATGGCACTCATCCCAAACACCTCACGCTCTTGAAATGTTTTTAAATCGGCCTGAATACCAGCTCCTCCCCCACTATCAGATCCAGCTATCGTAAGTGCTTTACGCATAAAACTCACTCCTTCATTATATAACCTGGAAACGATCAGGTCGAAATTGACCGAGCCCTATTTCACTAACACTTCCATCGATTTCATCAGCTACAATCTTTGCTGTAACAGGACTAAGTAAGATTCCGTTCCGATAATGACCAGTGGCTAAAATAACCTTAGGTTTATGATCTAGCTTTCCGATAATAGGAAAGCCATCTTGAGTAGCAGGTCTTAACCCCGCCCACTTATGAAATGGATTTTTCTGCTGTAAGGCAGGCATCACTTGCTTACTCCATTTCTCAAGTCTTCCTACACCATGTTCCGTAACAGCTGTATCAAAACCAGCGATGTCCTCCGAAGCACCAGCAACCACTGATCCATTTGCTTTCGCTACAAGATAGCCTTGACTTGTAAAAATAATGTGATTGAGAGATGGGGCTTCATATGCGCAAATTTGTCCTCGTATTGGATAAATTGGCAACGTCAAACCAAGTGCTTCCTCCCAGTACATAGACCATGCTCCTGCAGCAAGAACAACTCGATCGCTTGCGATCCGTTGACCTTTTACCACAACGTTATTCTCTTCAAACGTCGCCTCTCCCGCATTCTCTATCACCCGAACACCTAACTTGCGACAAGCATCTAAAAGTGCTGAGACGTAGCCAGGAGCATAAATATGTGACTCTTCTGGACACCATAATGCTGCAACAACATCTTGAGAAAGGCCTGGCTCTTTCTCTCTTACTTCGTCAGCATTTAATATTGTAGATTCGACGTTAAACTTACGTTGCCAGGCCTGCTTTGTCTCAAGAGACAGCCGATCAGCCTCATGATAGATACAATAAAGACTGCCGCTCTCGCTATATTCAAAATCAACATCTGAATTCTGTTTGATTTCTTCCTGCCATTTCGGGAAAAGCTTTAAACTATTTTGGCAAAGCCTGAAAAAATCATCTGGATCTTCTTCAATTTCCGAATAAGGCGCAAGCATGCCTGCAGCTGCACCTGAAGCTTGCCCCCCACACTTATGAGCTTCTACTACAGTCGTTTCATGTCCCCTCGTACGGCATTCATAGGCAATGGAGAGACCAATCACTCCGCCTCCTACAATCGTAATGTTAGCCATGATCGCCCTCCTTCTATTAATTTCGTACTGGACTACTTGCAGTGGCGTACTTCTTTTTAGGAATTCTTCCTGCAACGTAAGACAATCTTCCTGCTCTAATAGCCAACTTAACTGACTCAGCCATCATGACAGGGTTTCTCGCTTTCGCTATGGCTGTATTAAGGAGGACTCCATCTGCCCCAAGCTCCATCGCTTGTGTTACATCAGATGCATGTCCAAGACCCGCATCGACTATGACTGGTACCTTCAGTTGTTCTGTAATTAGTTCAATATTGTATGGATTTAAGATGCCGAGACCAGTTCCAATAGGAGATCCACCTGGCATGACTGCCGCTGCACCTGCTTCTTGTAGTCGATAGCAAAGTGCTGGATCATCAGAAGTATACGGTAAAACAACAAAACCTTCTTTAGCAAGAACCTCTGTAGCTTTCAAAGTTTCCACCGGATCAGGGATTAGCATTTTTTCATCACGACTAACTTCGATTTTTATCCAATCACTTAAGCCAGATGCTTTTGCTAAACGAGCGATGCGAATGGCTTCTTCAGCAGTCGTAGCTCCGGAAGTATTGGGCAAATAGTGAAATGATTGATTCTCGATGTGCTGTAAAATCGCATCTTCATTTGGTGCAGTAAGATTCACTCTTCGAATAGCAAATGTGAGAACTTCTGCTTCAGAAGCTTCAATTGCTTTATTTTGAACATATGGATTTGGATATCTTCCCGTGCCAAGAAACAATCGTGAAGAAAGTTCTTTACCGGCTATTGTTAATTTATCATTCATTCGGTCA
The sequence above is drawn from the Pseudalkalibacillus hwajinpoensis genome and encodes:
- a CDS encoding ABC transporter permease, whose amino-acid sequence is MTEISNLSLLTMILFVIIPVSLSYLFSLGIGKSAIWSSLRGVVQLFFIGYILTFLFSMPDWQGIGLWVAVMLVIASLQAAKRGKGIPYAFLLSLCSLILIEVFVLSLWIIFDIIPFKSEQVIPMSGMIIGNSMVATGLAFERMKNEFHDSKGKILAALSLGANSSQASQMIIRKTIRAAMIPNVDGLKTIGLVQLPGMMTGLILGGASPIEAIRYQIVISISIFSSVSICAMIISLVTYRFFYNRKMQLLEVKGGNK
- the thiO gene encoding glycine oxidase ThiO, translated to MANITIVGGGVIGLSIAYECRTRGHETTVVEAHKCGGQASGAAAGMLAPYSEIEEDPDDFFRLCQNSLKLFPKWQEEIKQNSDVDFEYSESGSLYCIYHEADRLSLETKQAWQRKFNVESTILNADEVREKEPGLSQDVVAALWCPEESHIYAPGYVSALLDACRKLGVRVIENAGEATFEENNVVVKGQRIASDRVVLAAGAWSMYWEEALGLTLPIYPIRGQICAYEAPSLNHIIFTSQGYLVAKANGSVVAGASEDIAGFDTAVTEHGVGRLEKWSKQVMPALQQKNPFHKWAGLRPATQDGFPIIGKLDHKPKVILATGHYRNGILLSPVTAKIVADEIDGSVSEIGLGQFRPDRFQVI
- a CDS encoding thiazole synthase — protein: MNDKLTIAGKELSSRLFLGTGRYPNPYVQNKAIEASEAEVLTFAIRRVNLTAPNEDAILQHIENQSFHYLPNTSGATTAEEAIRIARLAKASGLSDWIKIEVSRDEKMLIPDPVETLKATEVLAKEGFVVLPYTSDDPALCYRLQEAGAAAVMPGGSPIGTGLGILNPYNIELITEQLKVPVIVDAGLGHASDVTQAMELGADGVLLNTAIAKARNPVMMAESVKLAIRAGRLSYVAGRIPKKKYATASSPVRN
- a CDS encoding ABC transporter ATP-binding protein; translation: MNKIIEVKNVNNERVSDIHFDMLEGSLTTIIGPSGAGKSSLLMLLNRLEDPDRGEILFKGKKLDEFPINKLRRNIGMVFQQAHLFNGTIEDNLKFGPLLEKKWNEKMGIQLLEKVQLPRDFLTKDVENLSGGEEQRVAFARTLANNPEVLLLDEVTSALDMRTVDWMEELLHTLVNEEGKTILMITHDLKQAKRLGSYTLFMNEGKIEEQGETKILFQSPKSDALKHFLEG
- a CDS encoding MTH1187 family thiamine-binding protein, which encodes MAIVDVTVIPIGTETPSVSKYVAEVQKILESYSDRVTYRLTPMSTLIEGEIADLLEVVHAIHEAPFQAGIERVATNLRIDDRRDKKVKMDDKLDSVNRHLE
- the thiD gene encoding bifunctional hydroxymethylpyrimidine kinase/phosphomethylpyrimidine kinase, with the translated sequence MRKALTIAGSDSGGGAGIQADLKTFQEREVFGMSAITALTAQNTLGVHNVYPQSIEAVQSQLDAVLSDIGTDAVKTGMLFSSDIILGVAKKIREYQVPNLVIDPVMIAKGGASLLQKEAIRAMKEELIPLGTIITPNIPEASELLGGDSITSVREMEEAAAALQDFGAKAVLVKGGHMDGETSIDVLYANQRFYHYESKRIDTKHTHGTGCTFSACIAAELAKGRTIQEAVSTAKEFITAAIANSLSIGNGIGPTNHSAHRQKLISGMKQ